Proteins encoded by one window of Anabaena sphaerica FACHB-251:
- a CDS encoding ArsR/SmtB family transcription factor has product MKQALPVPPEVVQQVAEYFSLLSEPMRLRLLHLLRDEEKCVQELVKATQTSQANVSKHLKVMWQAGILSRRSEGTCAYYRVEDEMIFELCNRVCNRLATRLEEQARSFRVLNKN; this is encoded by the coding sequence ATGAAACAAGCGTTGCCTGTACCACCAGAAGTAGTGCAACAAGTAGCCGAATACTTCAGCCTGTTAAGTGAGCCAATGCGTCTACGGCTGTTACACTTGCTACGGGATGAGGAAAAATGCGTGCAAGAGTTGGTAAAGGCAACACAAACATCTCAGGCAAATGTATCGAAGCACCTAAAAGTAATGTGGCAAGCCGGAATCCTTAGCCGCCGCAGTGAAGGAACTTGTGCTTACTATCGGGTGGAAGATGAAATGATTTTTGAGCTATGTAATCGGGTTTGTAATCGCCTCGCAACAAGGTTAGAAGAGCAAGCCCGCAGCTTTAGAGTTTTAAATAAGAATTAG